From Zerene cesonia ecotype Mississippi chromosome 16, Zerene_cesonia_1.1, whole genome shotgun sequence, one genomic window encodes:
- the LOC119832994 gene encoding transcriptional regulator ATRX homolog isoform X1 yields MADSAPVNEVLCEAVQYLLKLGSNLRQRSEILKEKRVRRDKLRNTHAVQKATSKVLLLCELAKKSIVNVESSVKAIQERIENMQAHNIGAKTSVSENISVYEYFTYNSKRLKCRNKISMKHYSSANVYVSKMPTAIQDKYPVFYDCKLFRLRLKSQKIDDLNVDDNNVNNPNDQNIQENESMEPKVNKCDEELVSNNKKIDMNTTLDCENEEIDSNDKINITSKKKEIRKTVTNLEHNPNKNIIQEEDSEDNQSNDCANISLSNEKNPSTQKGECHNNISSAEKCPREKSKSIDNHGANKINCKMSSGEDKFMTEEERNQSECLPINDKEIKNCSAQEINNSSESKFDNADEKPEAHVPFIETNEVSGNNIEISKSKNDSHEASILENTNSRSYESDKSVESDISKKSYIKCVNINKLLRPEKISSPENITSNMVSKTKKFSIKEKCLKKDDAQMKSVQHMALKNFKPKSFSVNIVRLPKLDDKFLKSHNLKKILQFKPVKCYIYSKSCSKNDTIIKSKTESSRTYSKKFKKSVVNETRDKLTDSVMSSSNEKKSVESNIYENQDKDIDTIKNSLLNGSDQTDEEIRQVNEKVKNSLLCDSDSDNGPKFLKRGSKNSNNSDKCSGKNNSTNDLSEKNSHKNSSQNDDELDSHEKLTQMVANNRRNSQRILRTPDREIDKPSDKDKVSSTQSETTPKNKRKRKSGSTPPSTRKKIMESMHAKKMLLTYSSSSDTEDEQLRNVFKEIKDELLKDKSNSDDVSKNKKSQLASDGSLKHMKKTKDIKNKMAKNIVSPESSNLESQRDDSSNSTYTKMGRSKDKLDSSSQLSHNEDSDKDIKGLTNLRTLKKSHRRRRRLTSSDRSRSLRSKTANMPKAPVIGEEVLLQAESSSDAASVASNDGEVEDLPRVPVAGLNGDGMDHLAKDDLLGDSDSSNSQNQTQNSQDDKEGESEDDNVKSKRRKANAISSDSEAGSSRRKDKRLSDFEDSEDDGSEPVKKSKRKKKNSDSDASAGSGDEGKKKRRRIKNVDDSEGSGSETENEGRNKHGRKNIRKVMGKNQLEEATKKAAREEKERIARIAERQKLYNNLQFDESGKPDEVVLDKVVLDFDPETKEPLIEVDKGLVKKLKPHQANGIKFMWDACFESVKRIKKDKGSGCILAHCMGLGKTLQVVSLTHTLLTHSDLTSVNRVLVVCPLSTVLNWVNEFKMWLKHAETDYEVDVYELSRFKQNSDRAFQLQQWFQHGGVCVLGYEMFRNLSSDNTKKFKKKMLKSFQESLVDPGPDLVVCDEGHLLKNEKTSLSQAMNKVKTLRRIVLTGTPLQNNLKEYYCMVQFVKPNLLGKYNEYLNRFVNPITNGQYTDSTEHDIRIMKRRSHVLHKMLDGAVQRRDYGVLAPFLPPKHEYVLFITLAEVQTKLYQHYLDNYSRRPLAGKSSGFLFPDFQSLQRIWTHPLVLKYNSERYEIMQQKKREREEEDSEGSLKDFIDDESTSEESTTEESTDESSYLSDDSRKKNKKKKSPKKSKARSTRRGTRANPVEAEDDDIQEVVEVKNENPTEWWMPLVSEEELDDMRNSHKLILLFDILRQCEAIGDKLLVFSQSLYSLDLIEHFLGKVDEATQEARVDEKLGGHVGSWSPGIDYFRLDGSTSCENRSIWCKNFNREDNPRARLFLISTRAGGLGINLVAANRVVIFDVSWNPSHDVQSIFRVYRFGQKKPCYIYRFLAMGTMEEKIYERQVTKQAISKRVIDEQQIDRHYAENDLAELYKFEPTPPQPRPIPPLPKDRLFAEMLKEHEQCIYKYHEHDSLLENKEEETLTEEERKAAWEDFENEKTRPPVVPFTSPYAMPNGMMSNYLAAQQQSLAYALAAIRKESPNISENQLRDLMPLLYNANPQMFAGYDYSLMQKMSEMYKYQPGMMNPGLMNSVMNPAGGGAGGGGLGMGGTSGLQYEPPWQRQQQMRLQQLMQQQQNPMAAKYYAGGLGSRDPVAMALQHQRAREMMLGERSARPRGRPPLAPRPKPSDDVVNLDSD; encoded by the exons ATGGCGGACTCTGCGCCTGTGAACGAAGTTTTATGCGAAGCcgtgcaatatttattaaaactcggATCCAATTTGCGGCAACGTTccgaaattttgaaagaaaaacgtGTACGGAGAGATAAGCTAAGAAATACACATGCCGTACAGAAGGCTACGAGTAAAGTTTTACTATTATGTGAATTGGCAAAAAAATCAATAGTCAATGTTGAATCTAGTGTCAAAGCCATCCAGGAGAGAATCGAGAACATGCAAGCGCATAATATTGGCGCGAAAACATCAGTTTCGgaaaatatttctgtttatgaatattttacatacaactCCAAGAGACTGAAATgtcgtaataaaataagtatgaaACATTATTCGTCAGCCAATGTATATGTTTCAAAAATGCCGACTGCAATTCAAGATAAATATCCCGTGTTCTatgattgtaaattatttcgaTTAAGATTAAAATCGCAAAAAATTGACGATCTTAATGTTGATgacaataatgttaataaccCCAATGACCAGAATATTCAAGAAAATGAATCTATGGAACcaaaagttaataaatgtgATGAGGAACttgtaagtaataataaaaaaattgacatgAATACTACACTAGACTGTGAAAATGAGGAGATTGATTCTAATGAcaagataaatattacttcaaaaaagaaagaaattcgTAAAACTGTAACCAATCTTGAACATAatcctaataaaaatattattcaggaGGAAGACTCTGAGGACAATCAAAGTAATGATTGCGCCAATATATCTCTCTCCAATGAAAAAAATCCCTCTACTCAAAAAGGAGAGTGTCATAATAACATTTCTAGTGCTGAAAAATGTCCCAGAGAAAAGTCTAAAAGTATTGATAATCATGgtgctaataaaataaactgtaaaaTGTCTAGTGGTGAAGATAAATTTATGACGGAGGAAGAGAGGAATCAAAGTGAATGTTTACCCATTAatgataaagaaattaaaaactgttcaGCTCAAGAAATCAATAACAGTAGTGAATCTAAATTTGATAATGCAGATGAAAAGCCTGAGGCCCATGTACCTTTTATTGAAACCAATGAAGTGAGtggaaataatattgaaatctcCAAATCAAAAAATGATTCCCATGAAGCGTCCATTCTggaaaatacaaattcaagAAGTTATGAAAGTGACAAAAGTGTGGAGTCtgatatttctaaaaaatcatatattaaatgtgtcaatataaataaattgttacgaCCAGAAAAGATATCCTCCCCTGAGAATATTACAAGCAATATGGTtagtaaaactaaaaaattttcaattaaagaaAAGTGTCTAAAAAAAGATGATGCACAAATGAAATCTGTACAACACATggcattaaaaaattttaaaccaaaAAGTTTTTCTGTAAATATAGTAAGACTCCCAAAATTAGAtgataaatttcttaaaagccataacttaaaaaaaattctgcaATTTAAACcagttaaatgttatatttattcaaaatcttGTTCTAAAAATGacactattattaaaagtaaaacagaATCTAGTAGAACTTATAgcaagaaatttaaaaaatctgttgTCAATGAAACACGGGATAAACTCACAGATTCTGTAATGTCTAGTAGTAATGAGAAAAAGTCCGTAGAATCTAACATTTATGAAAACCAAGACAAAGACATTGATACTATAAagaattctttattaaatggtTCAGACCAAACAGATGAAGAAATAAGGCAAGTcaatgaaaaagtaaaaaattcacTCCTTTGTGATTCTGATTCTGATAATGGtccaaaatttctaaaaagagGTAGCAAAAATAGCAACAATTCAGACAAATGTTCAGGTAAAAACAATTCAACTAATGATCTATCAGAAAAAAATAGTCATAAAAACTCATCTCagaatgatgatgaattagATAGTCATGAAAAACTTACACAAATGGTGGCCAATAATAGAAGGAATTCTCAAAGAATTCTTAGAACACCAGATAGAGAGATTGATAAGCCCAGCGATAAGGATAAGGTCAGTTCAACACAATCAGAAACAACACCAAAGAATAAACGGAAACGAAAGAGTGGTAGTACACCACCCTCAACTCGTAAGAAAATTATGGAGAGTATGcatgcaaaaaaaatgttacttaCATATTCCTCTAGTTCTGATACAGAAGATGAACAATTGAGGAATGTCTTCAAGGAAATTAAAGATGAACTGCTTAAGGACAAATCAAATTCAGATGATGTTtctaaaaataagaaaagtcAATTAGCATCAGATGGGTCACTGAAGCATATGAAAAAAACTAaggatattaaaaacaaaatggcaAAAAACATAGTGTCACCAGAATCATCTAATCTTGAAAGCCAACGAGACGACAGTAGTAATTCCACATATACCAAG atGGGCCGTTCTAAAGATAAATTGGACAGCAGCAGTCAACTTTCACATAATGAAGACTCAGATAAAGACATTAaagg GTTAACAAACCTTCGGACATTGAAAAAGTCGCATCGTCGTCGGCGGCGCTTGACGTCGTCGGATCGCAGTCGCAGCCTCAGGTCCAAGACGGCCAACATGCCGAAAGCGCCGGTCATCGGCGAAGAGGTGCTCCTGCAAGCGGAGTCTAGCTCCGATGCGGCGTCCGTCGCTTCTAATGATGGGGAGGTTGagg aCTTACCAAGAGTTCCCGTGGCGGGTTTGAATGGAGATGGTATGGACCATTTGGCTAAAGACGACTTATTAGGCGACAGTGACTCCTCAAATTCGCAAAATCAAACTCAGAATTCGCAG GATGACAAAGAAGGCGAATCGGAAGACGATAA TGTAAAATCAAAGAGGCGCAAAGCGAACGCAATATCGTCGGATTCAGAGGCGGGCTCCTCGAGGCGAAAGGACAAGCGGTTGAGCGACTTTGAGGATTCCGAGGATGATGGTTCCGAACCGGTTAAGAAGAGTAAGAGGAAGAAAAAGAATAGTGATAGCGACGCGTCCGCCGGCTCTGGAGATGAAGg TAAAAAGAAAAGGCGTCGAATTAAAAACGTAGATGACAGTGAGGGATCTGGATCTGAGACTGAAAATGAAGGACGAAATAAGCACGGGAGAAAGAATATACGaaag GTTATGGGTAAAAATCAACTAGAAGAAGCAACAAAGAAGGCAGCtcgtgaggaaaaggaaaggattgctAGAATCGCTGAAAGACAAAAATTG tataataatttacaatttgatgAGTCCGGTAAACCAGATGAAGTTGTTTTGGATAAAGTTGTGCTGGACTTTGACCCCGAAACAAAAGAGCCTCTCATCGAGGTTGACAAGGGATTGGTTAAGAAATTGAAACCACATcag gcTAAcggtataaaatttatgtgggATGCTTGTTTTGAAAGCGTCAAACGGATTAAAAAAGACAAGGGTTCTGGTTGTATTTTGGCGCATTGTATGGGTCTTGGAAAAACATTACAg gTTGTGTCTCTTACACACACATTGTTAACTCACAGTGATTTAACAAGTGTAAATCGAGTGTTAGTTGTGTGTCCGCTGTCAACTGTACTGAATTGGGTGAATGAGTTCAAAATGTGGCTGAAACATGCTGAGACTGATTATGAAGTCGATGTTTATGAACTGTCTAG gTTCAAGCAGAATTCGGACAGAGCGTTCCAGTTACAGCAATGGTTCCAGCACGGCGGAGTTTGCGTGCTCGGCTACGAGATGTTCCGAAATCTCTCGTCGGACAACACCAAGAAATTCAAGAAGAAGATGCTGAAGAGCTTCCAGGAGAGCCTGGTGGATCCAG GTCCCGATTTGGTTGTGTGTGACGAAGGGCATTTGTTGAAGAACGAGAAGACGAGCCTATCGCAAGCCATGAACAAAGTGAAAACGTTGCGTCGCATCGTGCTCACGGGCACACCGCTACAGAACAATTTGAAAGAAT ATTATTGCATGGTACAATTCGTGAAGCCGAATCTTCTGGGGAAATACAATGAATACTTGAACAGATTCGTAAATCCCATTACGAACGGTCAATACACGGATTCTACGGAGCACGATATAAGGATTATGAAACGCAGATCCCACGTCTTGCACAAGATGTTGGATGGTGCTGTGCAG AGGCGAGATTACGGTGTACTTGCGCCTTTTCTCCCGCCAAAACACGAATATGTGCTCTTCATTACCCTCGCCGAGGTGCAAACTAAACTCTACCAGCACTATTTAGACAATTACTCGAGACG ACCTCTGGCGGGAAAATCGTCCGGTTTTCTCTTCCCCGACTTCCAGTCCTTGCAGCGGATATGGACGCACCCGCTCGTACTCAAATATAACTCGGAAAGATATGAAATTATGCAACAGaaaaag AGAGAAAGAGAGGAAGAAGATTCTGAAGGTTCATTGAAAGATTTTATTGATGATGAGTCCACTTCAGAG GAATCTACCACAGAAGAGTCGACAGATGAGTCGTCATATTTGAGCGATGACAGccgaaagaaaaataaaaaaaagaaatctcCTAAGAAGAGTAAGGCTAGGTCTACGCGGAGAGGGACGCGAGCAAATCCTG TGGAAGCAGAAGATGATGACATACAGGAAGTTGTGGAAGTGAAGAATGAGAATCCAACTGAGTGGTGGATGCCGCTGGTCTCTGAGGAGGAGCTGGACGACATGAGGAACTCCCACAAGCTGATACTGCTTTTTGACATCCTGCGGCAGTGTGAAGCAATCGGGGATAAATT GTTGGTGTTTTCGCAATCTCTATACTCATTGGATCTGATAGAACATTTCCTTGGAAAAGTGGACGAAGCAACCCAAGAGGCGAGAGTAGACGAAAAACTGGGAGGACATGTcg gtTCATGGTCACCTGGCATAGACTACTTCAGATTGGATGGTTCAACGTCTTGTGAGAATAGATCTATATGgtgtaaaaatttcaacagagaAGACAATCCAAGGGCAAG GTTGTTCCTAATATCGACACGGGCTGGTGGTCTCGGTATAAACTTGGTGGCTGCGAATCGGGTGGTTATTTTCGACGTCTCTTGGAACCCCTCGCATGATGTTCAGAGTATTTTCCGTGTGTACCGTTTCGGACAGAAGAAACCATGCTATATTTACCGGTTTTTGGCTATG GGTACCATGGAGGAAAAAATCTACGAGCGGCAAGTAACAAAGCAGGCGATATCCAAGCGTGTGATCGACGAACAACAAATAGACAGACACTATGCAGAGAACGATTTGGCCGAGTTGTACAAGTTTGAGCCGACGCCGCCGCAGCCCCGCCCCATACCGCCCCTGCCGAAGGACAGACTGTTCGCCGAAATGCTGAAGGAACATGAACAATGT atATACAAATACCACGAGCACGACTCGCTACTCGAAAACAAAGAGGAAGAGACACTCACAGAGGAGGAGAGGAAGGCGGCTTGGGAAGACTTCGAGAATGAGAAAACGAGACCGCCCGTTGTTCCCTTCACATCACCATATGCTATGCCTAATGGAATGA tGTCCAATTACCTCGCCGCACAGCAACAGTCGCTGGCGTACGCGTTAGCGGCGATACGCAAGGAGTCGCCCAACATCAGCGAGAATCAATTGCGAGATCTGATGCCCCTTTTATATAATGCCAATCCACAG aTGTTCGCTGGATATGATTATAGT ttaATGCAGAAAATGAGTGAAATGTACAAATATCAACCCGGAATGATGAATCCAGGACTAATGAATTCAGTTATGAATCCAG cgggcggcggcgcgggcggcggcggcctGGGCATGGGCGGCACGAGCGGCCTGCAGTACGAGCCGCCCTGGCAGCGCCAGCAGCAGATGCGCCTGCAGCAGCTCATGCAGCAGCAGCAGAAC CCGATGGCGGCGAAGTACTACGCGGGCGGGCTCGGCAGCCGCGACCCGGTGGCGATGGCGCTGCAGCACCAGCGCGCGCGCGAGATGATGCTGGGCGAGCGCTCGGCGCGCCCGCGCGGCCGCCCGCCGCTCGCGCCGCGCCCCAAGCCCAGCGACGACGTCGTCAACCTCGACTCCGACTAG